The nucleotide sequence caacgCCAACGCGTTCACACTTTTTTGGCATTTTGTTAATCGGGTATATTTGGGCATCAGATCGCTATTTTTGCTAGTATCATAGTTATGCACCTGCTTATACGTGTCAAACTTAATAATGTTCTTTTTAACATACGTAACACATTCGTGAATGTAGagttaatatttgtaaatcaATATAGGAGCTTCTACAGTCGTctctataatttaaatttcttaataccCGTATAGCCCTTCTCTGCATTCTAAATACGCGTTCAAAACCAGCAGCAGAGCCCCAGACTAACAATGCATAAGTCTGGTGGAAATACATTTGAACGCAAGTTGATAGATGCTGCCACTTAATTTAGTacataatgtcaaaatatgTTCCTCCCAGCACAGCCCGGAATCAAGATAAACGCCCAAAAACTTTACAGCAGAAAGAGACTGTATGTTAGAGCGTCTCAATGTAAACGCATCTTCATAACCTTTGTGATTGATAAATAGGGTTGTGTCAAAGAGGGCCCAATATTGATCCTTGCGGTACACCTATCGAAATACCCATTctcttagaaaataaattattacacTTAACTATTTGTGACCTATTTGTTAAGTATGATTTAATCAATCTAATACTGttattgtcaaaattatatttttccaacTTATAGAGCAAAAAGGTCATGCTGCACACAAGCGAATGCCTTACTGAGGTTACAGAAAGCACCTAGCATGTAGTGTCCATCCTCATAGGATTGCATAACATTTTctacaaaatcaacaattgcACCAACAGTGCAATATCCAGCTATTGTTTTAATACGCCTGATAGTAAAAATCGCAACAGCTAGATATTCAGTTTAGATTTGGCATTATGTAAATCCCTAGGAATTGTATTGGTTCTTGCTCCCGTCCGTCAGGTTTTGTCGTTTGCATCTTGTCAATATTTGGCTTCAGGCTatattgtatatttataatatattttctgCGCATgcgttttattaataattagtatAAAAGTGTTATTGCGCAAGCGcagaataaattttgaaatatgtcaaatttggtaataaatttttgaaaaagtaaaaaatttgattcCGTTCCTGTATAGAAAGAGCAAACCAGTCGGCACAAGCAGCCGAAGAACACGACTGGGTACGCCAAGATCTCTTGGTAGAGGAGAAGAAAAACGAAGAGACAGAGAGAGACCAACGGCGACCACGAGAAGTCGCCAGTTACTCGGGTAAAGTAACAAAGCGATGCGTTTGATTTGTGCGGTGGTAAAAGCGGGCTGAAACGTGCTGAAACGAAAGGTTTCGTCGGCGTGGAAAAACCACCAACCATGGAAAACGAACGGATAACTACCTAAAACAGGTGAGAATTTTAACAACGGTGAAAATCTCTTTGATCTCTCTTCGATTGAGAAAAAAACCTTCGTCCCTTTGAGGTTATGATCCGTCAAAATGTCGTCGACCTTCTCCGTGCGGATTCTTCTCGGCATTTTTGAGATGATTTCCCGCTGACCACTCTGTCTAAAGAATAAGTTTTCGACGTTGCCCTAAGGGGCCCCTTCAAAGAGCCCCTATTAGGTTCTTCGGTCAAAGCAACGTCGATGACGttgaaaaaaactttgaaacGGAACGGGGGGCAAATAACCAAGCCTTTGTCATGTGACTTCTTTGGAATGTCATATCCGACACAGTCTAAAATCTCTCTAAACCGAGTTTTGGTTGACGCCGCCGAATACCGCAAACGTAAAAGGGGCCCCTTACGTAACCCCCTCGCGGTCTGTTTGACGGTGGGTAAGTCACCTATTGCGCTAAATAGTGTCACTTTCGACCATATTGTCTTGTTTTTAATCCGAGCGCCAGCAAATCTGTGAccttattttgtaattttcttattgtgaaagtgatttattaaaatttatatcctGAACTTATGTTTTCTAATTTCTCATTCTTTAAGTCAtcctatatttattaaatcgtttttaaataacgtttcATTTAAGACATATAAAAACTCCAACAAacgttatctttaaaatgtcatttgttataaaagattttattgcattttttcaCATCGTAACATTAAAGTTTGttcctaaaataaaattcagcACGGTAGGCAAGTCGTCATATCCGTCAAccaatatattaaattatagtatttattttaatttcttaatattctTGTTATTTAACTAACGGATATTGGTGACATTCCTATACTAAAAGATGTTCATTACATCCTCGCAATTTTTTCTGCTAAATCTTTATCTAATAGCTTAATCATCTTTATAACGCTTTTAAACTACTGTGTTTATAGGCCTAGACATATATATTATGGTATTCTTtgtggttaaaaaaatcttcgtAATAATATTGGTAATGTGTTTGTACCACTTTCATTGTGTtatataagttttttatttctttacattTACTTTGTattcaataacatttttatatcaatattatcaaaacaaaactataCATATTACGTATatcaaataaattgaaaaattcagtggaatatctttgttttaattttagccAAAGTCACTTGCGATCGAGGTGCTTCAATGTGTTGATCAGCTTTGGTTGACATGATATTAAATGTAaagcctcgcccgcaagcgaccttgagTTAAGTAGGCGAAATCatagattaatttaatttgattaaataacACTTTTCTATATCACAAATAAACTCCATCAACTCCTgttgttaaaataatataatattacttTGAAGTAACTTAAGCAAAGCTCATGTTATAATGTCGTGTAATTTGTCAAATCATTTTCTCCAGAAATATAGAAGTCGATGAAATGATTGACACGGTGTTCACGTTCTTTAGAGTTTCTCGTAAAAACTAGAATCAATTGAATATTAAGCTATGGGGTCTTCGTACTTTCAGCGCCATCTCTCggcaaaaatataaattcaacttgttaaattaaaatatttttttttagatgaagCAAAGCAATGAACCAAACACCAAGTCTCCTGGAGAGGTTGTCACCACGTCCAATGGTATGTCCTTTAATTCGTTTAGGTAGAAATTCTCCTCCCCCGCCGACAGAACAATCATCACAACAATCTGATCGACCGTTTCACGCGTCGTACATGAGCTACTATGAGAGCGCGAGTCCGAATCGTACCTACTTGGATAGTGAGTACCCGCAAAATTACCGAGCCGCGCCTCATCAACAACTTCCGGGGAAGTATCCGAAGGCGGCGAATCTTGATCTGTCGTTGTTATCTCTCGGAGCGAGCTATTGGGAACACGAAAACTATTCGAAGTTGGAAACAAGCCAGTCAGACTCGAATTCAAGTCCGGAATATCAGCAAGAAACGAATTATTTGTTGGATAATTTTGCGAAACTTGGTAAAAGCAGCCCTAGTCTGGACCAGGGTTATCACACTTTGGTTTCGCCGAGTCCGGGGTTGTCCACACCCGGACATTGGAAAGTTAAGAAACTTCAAGCAAAAAATAATTCGTTCGATCGACTACCAGATGATCTTATCGTCCGGGTGTTTTCTTTCTTAACCAGTTCAGATCTTAGCGTTTGTGCTAGAGTCTGTCGTCGATTTGACGCATTGGTTTGGACGCCAACGTTATGGCGCACCATTTTATTAGAAGGCGAAACCATCAGTGGCGATCGTGCAATTCGCGGGGTACTTCGACAATTATGCGGACAAGGAAGAACGGGAGCTTGCCCCAgcatcgaaaaagtttatttagcTAACGGTGCCAAAATCACCGATAGAGGATTATCATTATTAGCAAAACGTTGTCCCGAATTAActcatttaaaaatacaaggaAGCACCAGCGTTACAAACGGAGTATTCTTTGAAATTCTTGCCAGATGTACGAATTTACAACATTTAGATATTACCGGTAAGAAAATTACAAGTACTTTTTTAAGTCTAACACCcacatattatttaaatggCGTAGGTGTTAGACGTCCAGAAGCAACCGAGTGGGTGCTCATTTTTGGGTTAAGCTTTGTGTGGCATTAAAATACAAAGATATGATTTCCTTGAATTAGcacaaatatattattattatgctaATTATGACCTTTACACCtacctttataattattttaggaTGTGTTCAAATTACTTGTGCCAATCCGAGTCCGTCATCCGAACCACTCAGAAGACTGCAATTGCAATATTTAGATTTAACGGATTGTCCGGCACTTTATGATAACGGACTTCGTGTTATAGTTAGGAATTGTCCACAATTatcttatttatatttaagaaGGTGCATACAAATAACaggtaattttatttgtttaataatatcCTTTAAgcgtatatatttttattttattttagatgcGGGTTTAAAATTTGTGCCAAGTTTCTGTTCTGGTTTACGCGAATTAAGCGTAAGCGATTGTTCAAACATAACCGATTTCGGTTTATACGAATTGGCTAAATTAGGAGCAACACTTCGATATCTTTCGGTAGCGAAATGTGACCGAGTAAGCGACGCCGGATTGAAAGTGATCGCAAGACGTTGCTACAAATTACGTTATTTAAACGTGAGGGGTTGCGAGGCGGTTTCGGACGATGCCATAACAGTGTTGGCGCGATCTTGTACGCGATTGCGAGCGCTCGACATTGGAAAGTGTGATGTAAGCGATGCTGGACTGAGAGCGTTGGCTGAAAGTTGTCCTAATTTGAAAAAGCTTAGTTTGAGAAATTGCGATTTGGTCACGGACCGTGGAGTGCAGTGTGTCGCGTATTATTGTCGAGGTTTACAACAACTTAATATACAAGACTGTCAGATTTCGTTGGAAGGATATCGGgctgttaaaaaatattgtaaaagatGTGTTATTGAACATACAAATCCCGGGTTTTTTTAACAACTCGATGTGtatgtaaaaaatattaatcgtgacctatatttttttatatatatattctaCATAAtccttttaattgtaatataaCCGAATTTTTGAGcctattgtttttttataggCTGAGGATTTATCTATTACAGGTTTTATATCGCGtatattatttgtaatttataaaaagaaaggaattgttaagtatttattttttttgtatatttgtatatgacagatatttttttcttcctattaaaaatcttataaatttgttaattggCGTTTTACTTGATGGAGggggaaaataaaattacaaattgctGTGTCGAAACACTTATTATTACAATGAGGTGACGtacattaattttctttttttttaatattatcttcTGATTTAAAATAGACCAGAAGGTGTATCTAACTTTACGCAGCACATccaaacaataataataaattcaaaaatacactaaaaatttaacatgttatatataaatattaaaacggTATTAGCTAAtaagataaattattaaacaaaaactttttttttaaaacagcGTAATTTTTTCCTCAAAACAACCATAagcaaatatttattattaaaatgatgaAAGAAACAAACGTTGCTTATGACTATTTTCAagataactttttgtttatgCAGTAAGCTACTTGCGGATGAATTTTGGTCGTTACAAAAAACTTGTGaaagaaaagttattttaaatatgctAATTATCCGCGCGGTTGGAAGAATTACTTTGGTACCATAGCTTCTTCTCAGGTTTTCTCATTATAACCAACACATCTTTACCAGAAACCTGAAGATTTACCACCAGGTGGATTTCTTACTTTAATACATGATTTTCGTTCAACGTCAAGTTCttctattaaaataaaaaattcttaatgttattaacactaaatattgattttatttttaacgtacCACTAACAGAAAATGTTGATTCTTGTATATTACGTTGCCCTTCTGGTCTTGCACCTTTACAACAAGGTGTGGAAACAGCGGAATTTGGTAATGTCGGGGTAACGCATCCCTTAGGTTCCATTTCAATACGATGTAATTTATTAGCAAGTTCGACTTCGTTAACACCATTAGATTCTTTGCCGGGTTTTAAATCGAGTACTTTCTCTGGGTTGTAAATAAATGGTGGGTAAAGTGGTGTTTCGATGAAATGCCCGTACCCTTGTACGGCACGGAGTTGTTCTTCATCAACACAAACTCTCCCATTTACAATAACATATTCGGGAACGCCGTGACATTCCATGCCTTCGAATACATTGAAGTCGACTGCTTGATGGTGTGTTTTTGCAGATATCACCCTGGTTTTTGATGGGTTCCAAATGACGATATCTGCGTCAGATCCGATTGCGATACAACCTTTCCTCGggtataaattgaaaatttttgccGCGTTGGAACTGGTTATTGCGACGAATCTGGTGGGGTCGATTAATCCCGAATGAACACCTTTCTCCCAAATCACAGACATTCTATCCTCAACTCCGTTAACTCCGTTCggaattttcgaaaaattttctttcccCATTTCTTTCTGGGACTTATTAAAAGTGCAATTATCGCTTGCAGTTAATTGAAGAACATCcctgttttaaaaataacaaatacgTTAAATAATAACGAAATCGTTCAATTGTATAAAACCAgagtattgttaaaatttgttaatgtgTTAAAAGGACTTACGATCTTAGATACCCGAGGAGTTGATTCGGGGTATCGTTGTCAGATCGTATCGGAGGCGTGGTAACGATCCTCGAATTATGGGCATCACCACTAAGCGCAAAATTTGAAACGAAAACTGTCCCAAAAACAACTTGCCCAGACGATTGCTTTTCTTTAATCACCTCTGCAGTAGCACCGTTTGATACCGTATCGATGCATAAAGCCGTTGTCACCTGAATGTTTCAATGTTATTTAAGCCACAACAACAAAAAGCAACCCAAACCCaccacacaaaaaaaaaaacagattttagcagtgttaaaaaattaaattaagccAATTACAcagcaaatttttttaaattttatttcatacaagaaaaaaactatgatttaagaaaacaaCTTACTGcgaaagaaaatttaagaGAAATTGTGGAGTGTTAGGGTCAGGTCTTAAAGGAGGACTTAAGACATGTCCCGCTGAGTGCCAGAAGCATTGGTGTCGATATTGAGAACCGTCACATGCTAGTGCACAAACCAAAGTTTCGCCAATTATATTCGTGCCCTTCTCGCGATATTGTTTTAATGTTGTTGCAGCCGATTTACTCATTACGTGCACTATGTATAAAGGACTATTTACCTATAAGGAtgttgaaaaatcaaaaataataagcaAACAAAATAGAACTAAGTAAACAGATGAAAAGTTAATGATATAAGcgaatttatttatcaaaaatatattcattttagtaaataaacgaagtttatattgtattttaaaatatcttttagctTTTTCGCAGAGACAGTTTCCGCCGGAAATACGAACTCCGAAACGATTCCTTTTGCGGTATTAAAAAATCAGATTATGCGTACTCGATCGAAAAATCAACCAATAGGATTCGCTTTTACccttacattttattatcaaaactaGTTTTCCTACCACCGCTATCGAAAGGTGGCCACTTGTCTGCAAGCTACCGAATGGTGAACTGCTTTTTTAAAGTTGTCTTAAacgtaaataaaaaagttaaatcatGTGGAATTTGGTCGAATTGGAAGAATATGAAGTCCCTTACCCGGATATTAAAATCGTAagcaaaaaatttctttctttctcaaatcatttcatttttttttttattttaaagtttccagaaccgtataatgttaataaatacaaaatctcGCTGAATGATACCGCCTATAAAATTGAACGAAAAACAAGTTACGCGATTTTCGAAATATTAGTACAACTGCAGCGACCATGCAAATTCTTTTTCCTTCGCCTTTACCACATGTTAGCCGATTGtatcgatttaaaattgatgCCCGATGACGTCATGTTGATCCTCTTATTCCTCCGTGCGAAAACtcctgatttaaaaattgatgttaGAAGTAACACGACCGATAGTTGTGTTATTATTCTCGAAGATATAGAGAACCAAAAATCAATTGACACCCGCTTAAAACGACTGACCATTGCATAATAAGAATCACGAAAGTAt is from Onthophagus taurus isolate NC chromosome 8, IU_Otau_3.0, whole genome shotgun sequence and encodes:
- the CRM gene encoding dihydropyrimidinase isoform X2; its protein translation is MSTPVKKVPIHLQSSQNRLLIKNGQVVNDDEIFEEDIYIEDGSVKQIGRNLIIPGGTRVIDARGKYVMPGGIDPHTHFEFEFMGATSVDDFYQGTKAAIAGGTTMIIDFVMPKNGESLLDAYANYRQKADSKVCCDYALHVIVTSWNNIIKEEMNTLCHQHGVNSFKMFMAYDMMMNDGDLYSVFEHCKNIGAVPMVHAENGHIIKKNVERLLNKGITGPEGHEMSRPEEVEAEAVNRACTIAQQVTTALCIDTVSNGATAEVIKEKQSSGQVVFGTVFVSNFALSGDAHNSRIVTTPPIRSDNDTPNQLLGYLRSDVLQLTASDNCTFNKSQKEMGKENFSKIPNGVNGVEDRMSVIWEKGVHSGLIDPTRFVAITSSNAAKIFNLYPRKGCIAIGSDADIVIWNPSKTRVISAKTHHQAVDFNVFEGMECHGVPEYVIVNGRVCVDEEQLRAVQGYGHFIETPLYPPFIYNPEKVLDLKPGKESNGVNEVELANKLHRIEMEPKGCVTPTLPNSAVSTPCCKGARPEGQRNIQESTFSVSEELDVERKSCIKVRNPPGGKSSGFW
- the LOC111425687 gene encoding F-box/LRR-repeat protein 7; the protein is MNQTPSLLERLSPRPMVCPLIRLGRNSPPPPTEQSSQQSDRPFHASYMSYYESASPNRTYLDSEYPQNYRAAPHQQLPGKYPKAANLDLSLLSLGASYWEHENYSKLETSQSDSNSSPEYQQETNYLLDNFAKLGKSSPSLDQGYHTLVSPSPGLSTPGHWKVKKLQAKNNSFDRLPDDLIVRVFSFLTSSDLSVCARVCRRFDALVWTPTLWRTILLEGETISGDRAIRGVLRQLCGQGRTGACPSIEKVYLANGAKITDRGLSLLAKRCPELTHLKIQGSTSVTNGVFFEILARCTNLQHLDITGCVQITCANPSPSSEPLRRLQLQYLDLTDCPALYDNGLRVIVRNCPQLSYLYLRRCIQITDAGLKFVPSFCSGLRELSVSDCSNITDFGLYELAKLGATLRYLSVAKCDRVSDAGLKVIARRCYKLRYLNVRGCEAVSDDAITVLARSCTRLRALDIGKCDVSDAGLRALAESCPNLKKLSLRNCDLVTDRGVQCVAYYCRGLQQLNIQDCQISLEGYRAVKKYCKRCVIEHTNPGFF
- the CRM gene encoding dihydropyrimidinase isoform X1 — its product is MSTPVKKVPIHLQSSQNRLLIKNGQVVNDDEIFEEDIYIEDGSVKQIGRNLIIPGGTRVIDARGKYVMPGGIDPHTHFEFEFMGATSVDDFYQGTKAAIAGGTTMIIDFVMPKNGESLLDAYANYRQKADSKVCCDYALHVIVTSWNNIIKEEMNTLCHQHGVNSFKMFMAYDMMMNDGDLYSVFEHCKNIGAVPMVHAENGHIIKKNVERLLNKGITGPEGHEMSRPEEVEAEAVNRACTIAQQVNSPLYIVHVMSKSAATTLKQYREKGTNIIGETLVCALACDGSQYRHQCFWHSAGHVLSPPLRPDPNTPQFLLNFLSQDVLQLTASDNCTFNKSQKEMGKENFSKIPNGVNGVEDRMSVIWEKGVHSGLIDPTRFVAITSSNAAKIFNLYPRKGCIAIGSDADIVIWNPSKTRVISAKTHHQAVDFNVFEGMECHGVPEYVIVNGRVCVDEEQLRAVQGYGHFIETPLYPPFIYNPEKVLDLKPGKESNGVNEVELANKLHRIEMEPKGCVTPTLPNSAVSTPCCKGARPEGQRNIQESTFSVSEELDVERKSCIKVRNPPGGKSSGFW